A stretch of Thermotoga sp. SG1 DNA encodes these proteins:
- the miaA gene encoding tRNA (adenosine(37)-N6)-dimethylallyltransferase MiaA: MKIAIVGGPTAVGKTDLMVEVCEEINAEIVSMDSRQIYRYMDIGTAKPTPEQRKRVPHHMIDILDPDEYYNAFLYRKDSLKAVEGILKRGKIPVYVGGTGLYVDALVRGIFEGVPADENIRKELRELERREPGILRKMLEEFDPEAATRIHPNDLKRTIRALEVYVKTGRRISELQKETRGDDRFFIIVLMRERYDLYDRINKRVDRMIEMGLVDEVKKLLSMGYSKDLNSMKTIGYKEVIEYLEGKYDFEKMVHLIKRNTRHFARRQIIWFKRYENAIWYNLTFVNKEEIKKILKDLIVKNFSV, from the coding sequence ATGAAGATAGCCATAGTAGGGGGCCCCACCGCCGTCGGGAAAACAGACCTCATGGTGGAAGTATGTGAGGAAATAAACGCGGAGATCGTATCGATGGACTCAAGACAGATCTATCGCTACATGGATATAGGAACGGCCAAACCAACACCGGAGCAGAGAAAAAGGGTCCCTCATCACATGATTGACATACTGGATCCTGACGAATACTACAACGCCTTTCTTTACAGGAAGGATTCACTGAAGGCAGTGGAAGGCATTCTCAAACGTGGGAAGATACCCGTATACGTGGGTGGAACAGGGCTTTATGTGGACGCTCTTGTGAGGGGTATATTCGAGGGAGTGCCCGCGGATGAGAACATAAGAAAGGAATTGAGAGAACTCGAGAGAAGAGAACCGGGGATCCTGAGGAAGATGCTTGAGGAATTCGACCCGGAAGCGGCAACACGGATTCACCCGAACGACCTTAAAAGAACCATCAGGGCGCTCGAAGTTTACGTGAAGACGGGAAGGAGGATATCTGAACTTCAGAAAGAAACAAGGGGAGACGATAGATTCTTCATAATAGTACTGATGAGGGAAAGATACGATCTCTACGACAGGATAAACAAAAGGGTTGACAGGATGATAGAGATGGGTCTTGTGGACGAGGTGAAGAAGCTCTTGAGTATGGGGTATTCAAAAGACTTGAACTCAATGAAAACGATAGGATACAAAGAAGTGATCGAATATCTGGAAGGAAAATACGACTTCGAAAAGATGGTGCACCTCATAAAGAGAAACACAAGACACTTTGCGAGAAGGCAGATCATATGGTTTAAAAGGTATGAGAACGCCATATGGTACAATTTAACTTTCGTGAACAAAGAGGAAATTAAAAAGATCTTGAAAGATCTCATAGTGAAGAATTTTTCGGTATAA
- the hslV gene encoding ATP-dependent protease subunit HslV, with translation MKFHGTTILVVKRDGKTVMGGDGQVTFGSTVLKGNARKVRKLGEGRVLAGFAGSVADAMTLFDRFEAKLREWGGNLTKAAVELAKDWRTDRVLRRLEALLLVADRENIFIISGNGEVIQPDDDAAAIGSGGPYALAAAKALLRNTDLSAREIVEKAMMIAGEICIYTNQNIVIEEV, from the coding sequence ATGAAATTCCACGGTACGACGATTCTTGTGGTGAAAAGAGATGGGAAAACTGTGATGGGTGGGGATGGACAGGTCACGTTCGGTTCTACCGTGTTGAAGGGAAACGCAAGAAAGGTGAGAAAACTCGGTGAGGGAAGGGTGCTTGCCGGGTTTGCAGGATCTGTGGCGGACGCCATGACGCTCTTCGATAGATTCGAAGCAAAGCTTAGAGAATGGGGAGGAAATCTAACAAAGGCAGCGGTTGAGCTCGCAAAGGACTGGAGAACAGACAGGGTTTTGAGGAGGCTGGAGGCCCTGCTTCTGGTGGCCGATAGAGAGAACATCTTCATCATCTCTGGAAACGGCGAAGTCATTCAGCCCGATGACGATGCGGCCGCCATCGGTTCGGGAGGTCCTTACGCTCTTGCTGCCGCAAAGGCTCTGCTCAGAAACACCGATCTTTCCGCAAGAGAGATCGTGGAGAAGGCCATGATGATAGCCGGAGAAATCTGTATCTACACGAACCAGAACATCGTGATAGAAGAAGTCTAG
- the hslU gene encoding ATP-dependent protease ATPase subunit HslU, which yields MKSFDEMTPKEIVQELDKYIVGQQEAKKAVAIAVRNRIRRQKLPEEWRKEVLPKNILMIGPTGVGKTEIARRLAQLSGSPFLKVEATRFTEVGYVGKNVDSMIRDLVEISVNMVKQEKMKEVEEQAKDLVEERILDALVPESKATPVITNPFINLITGGQQQQYTPEDRRRFRAKREEMRERLRRGELEDEEIEVEIEETASPFMGIFGPGMEDLGIEISNMFSGMLPKKKKKRRMKVSEARKVLLPMEAEKLIDMDKVIQEALDRAQNRGIIFIDEIDKIAGKESASGPDVSRQGVQRDLLPIVEGTTIMTKYGPVRTDYILFIAAGAFHVSRPSDLIPELQGRFPIRVELSPLTEEDFVRILKEPENAIIKQYQALLSTEGVELVFTEDGIREMARIAYQLNQRLENIGARRLYTVAEKVLEEISFEAPDIPEKRVVIDAEYVRKRLERIVQDEDLSAYIL from the coding sequence ATGAAGAGCTTTGATGAGATGACCCCAAAAGAAATTGTCCAGGAACTCGATAAATACATCGTCGGTCAGCAGGAGGCAAAAAAAGCGGTAGCGATCGCTGTTCGAAACAGAATAAGAAGACAAAAACTTCCCGAAGAATGGAGAAAAGAAGTCCTTCCAAAGAACATACTGATGATCGGGCCCACTGGTGTGGGAAAAACAGAGATCGCTCGAAGGCTAGCTCAACTTTCAGGTTCTCCGTTCTTGAAAGTTGAGGCAACAAGGTTCACAGAGGTTGGATACGTGGGAAAGAACGTGGACTCCATGATAAGGGACCTCGTTGAGATCAGTGTCAACATGGTGAAACAGGAGAAGATGAAAGAGGTGGAAGAGCAAGCCAAAGATCTTGTTGAGGAAAGAATTCTCGATGCCCTCGTTCCGGAATCTAAAGCTACCCCAGTGATTACAAATCCCTTTATAAATCTGATTACAGGAGGGCAGCAGCAACAGTACACACCAGAGGACAGACGAAGGTTCAGGGCGAAAAGAGAAGAGATGCGCGAAAGACTCAGAAGAGGAGAACTGGAAGACGAAGAAATAGAAGTGGAAATCGAAGAAACGGCCTCTCCCTTTATGGGAATCTTTGGACCGGGTATGGAAGATCTGGGAATAGAGATCTCTAACATGTTCAGTGGGATGCTTCCAAAGAAAAAGAAGAAGAGAAGGATGAAGGTTTCAGAAGCAAGGAAGGTCCTTCTTCCCATGGAAGCGGAAAAACTCATCGACATGGATAAGGTGATACAGGAGGCCCTCGACAGAGCGCAGAACAGAGGTATCATATTCATAGACGAAATAGACAAGATAGCGGGAAAGGAAAGCGCTTCGGGTCCAGACGTTTCCAGGCAGGGCGTTCAGCGGGATCTTCTTCCGATCGTGGAAGGCACCACGATCATGACGAAGTACGGACCTGTGAGAACGGACTACATACTCTTCATAGCGGCAGGAGCCTTTCACGTTTCAAGGCCATCAGATCTCATTCCGGAGCTTCAGGGACGTTTCCCGATACGTGTAGAGCTTTCACCACTGACCGAAGAAGACTTCGTGAGAATTCTGAAAGAGCCCGAAAACGCCATCATAAAGCAGTACCAAGCGCTGCTTTCAACGGAAGGCGTTGAACTTGTCTTCACTGAAGACGGTATCAGAGAAATGGCACGCATTGCCTACCAGCTCAATCAGAGACTGGAAAACATCGGAGCAAGGAGACTGTACACGGTTGCAGAAAAAGTCCTTGAAGAGATCTCCTTCGAAGCACCGGACATTCCAGAAAAGAGAGTGGTGATAGACGCAGAGTACGTGAGAAAAAGACTCGAAAGAATCGTCCAGGACGAAGACCTGAGTGCGTACATACTGTGA
- the hfq gene encoding RNA chaperone Hfq: protein MAEKFNLQDRFLNHLRVNKIEVKVYLVNGFQTKGFIRSFDSYTVLLESGNQQSLIYKHAISTIIPSSYVMLMPRKQEPEKEDETPEDQGS, encoded by the coding sequence TTGGCAGAAAAGTTCAACCTTCAGGACAGATTTCTGAACCACCTCAGGGTCAACAAAATCGAGGTGAAGGTGTACCTGGTGAACGGTTTCCAAACGAAAGGATTCATCAGATCTTTCGACAGCTACACAGTTCTTCTGGAAAGCGGAAATCAACAGAGTCTCATCTACAAACACGCTATCAGCACCATCATACCCTCTTCGTACGTTATGTTGATGCCCAGAAAGCAAGAACCAGAAAAGGAGGATGAAACTCCTGAAGACCAGGGATCTTGA
- a CDS encoding class I SAM-dependent methyltransferase, producing the protein MKRFVVTTSHKPDREQVMKARELAEKLGTIYVPRKRLKEVEADFYYVVEKNRISIKWPGGEFFFHPSSAILRMRNIQSGQKDYLIETLQPEGNEVVLDTTFGLGSEAILMAAFLPEGKVIGLEGSIHIYTVVKHGMENFETDIKWLKEALKRIELYHADFKEYIREQLDNTFDVVYCDPMFENPVYESSAMNPLRPFAVYDTVNEDDVKEMLRIARKKVILKSHIKDSLFKRIRVDELKGSRKSGVMYGVIYKR; encoded by the coding sequence GTGAAACGATTCGTGGTTACGACGTCCCACAAACCGGACAGAGAACAGGTGATGAAAGCCAGGGAACTCGCTGAAAAACTCGGAACGATCTACGTCCCAAGGAAGCGTTTGAAGGAAGTAGAGGCGGACTTCTATTATGTGGTGGAAAAGAACAGAATTTCGATAAAATGGCCTGGTGGGGAGTTCTTCTTTCATCCTTCTTCTGCCATTCTTCGTATGAGGAACATACAAAGTGGGCAGAAGGACTACCTGATAGAGACCCTCCAGCCAGAGGGGAACGAAGTGGTTCTGGACACAACCTTCGGACTTGGAAGTGAGGCCATCCTCATGGCGGCTTTCCTTCCCGAGGGAAAGGTGATTGGTCTGGAGGGATCGATTCATATATACACCGTGGTGAAACACGGTATGGAGAATTTCGAAACGGATATAAAATGGCTGAAAGAGGCTTTGAAGAGGATCGAACTCTACCACGCGGATTTCAAGGAATACATCAGGGAACAACTCGACAACACCTTTGATGTGGTCTACTGCGATCCCATGTTTGAAAACCCGGTGTACGAGTCTTCCGCCATGAACCCGTTAAGACCCTTTGCGGTGTACGACACGGTGAACGAGGACGACGTGAAAGAGATGCTCAGAATCGCCAGAAAGAAGGTCATCCTGAAAAGCCATATCAAGGACTCACTCTTCAAGAGGATCAGAGTGGATGAGTTAAAGGGTTCCAGAAAAAGCGGAGTGATGTACGGGGTGATCTACAAGCGATGA
- a CDS encoding heat-shock protein Hsp70 yields the protein MKLNMGLLTLLFFMLFVFFVSYHNYQVAETQHNQLLKEYDALKEKIEEQRKLNERLLEVIESETIRGYDVPQTGQRTGDESQGTR from the coding sequence TTGAAGTTGAACATGGGACTTTTGACACTTTTGTTTTTCATGCTGTTTGTCTTCTTTGTGAGCTATCACAACTATCAGGTGGCAGAAACACAGCACAACCAGCTTCTGAAAGAGTACGATGCGTTGAAAGAAAAGATCGAGGAACAAAGAAAGCTGAACGAAAGACTCTTAGAGGTGATAGAGAGTGAAACGATTCGTGGTTACGACGTCCCACAAACCGGACAGAGAACAGGTGATGAAAGCCAGGGAACTCGCTGA
- the hflX gene encoding GTPase HflX: MVVAVGKDEEKIKESLEEMKGLCKTLGVDVVEWLWQKRAKPDPATYLGKGKLQKLKEIVEFCEADLVVVDDEITPVQSKNMREYLEVEVLDRTQVILEIFARHATSEEGKLQVEMASLLYELPRLVGKGEELSRLGGGIGTRGPGEPLLEVLRRHIKNRITQLRKRLKEIEKEREVQRKQRLEKKIPHVSIVGYTNAGKSTLLKALTESDVYVADKLFATLEPVTRRLKLRSGRVILVSDTVGFIRKLPHTIVSAFKATLEEVKYSDVLIHLVDASDPYVEEKMKASEKVLEEIGADRIPRILVFNKIDLCTENRIETLKWKYPEALFISAEKRIGLDRLLEKLEEVLSQRDVQETIKIPIEKIRLVYTMKDRLEILNEEYRDGYVFVTVKADKDTVELLKGKVTS; the protein is encoded by the coding sequence ATCGTTGTTGCCGTTGGAAAGGATGAAGAAAAGATAAAAGAGTCCCTCGAAGAAATGAAGGGACTGTGTAAGACTTTGGGAGTTGATGTCGTTGAATGGCTTTGGCAAAAGAGAGCAAAACCCGATCCTGCTACCTACCTGGGAAAAGGGAAACTCCAGAAGCTCAAAGAAATAGTGGAATTCTGTGAAGCCGATCTTGTTGTGGTAGACGATGAGATTACACCAGTTCAATCGAAAAACATGAGAGAGTACCTGGAAGTGGAAGTACTGGATAGGACTCAGGTGATCCTCGAGATCTTTGCACGCCATGCAACCAGTGAAGAAGGAAAGCTTCAGGTGGAAATGGCGAGTCTCCTCTACGAGTTGCCGAGGTTGGTTGGGAAAGGTGAGGAACTCTCAAGACTCGGTGGTGGAATTGGAACGAGGGGCCCCGGTGAACCTCTGCTTGAGGTTTTGCGGAGGCACATCAAAAACCGCATCACACAACTCAGAAAAAGACTGAAGGAGATAGAAAAAGAAAGGGAAGTTCAAAGAAAGCAGAGATTGGAAAAGAAGATCCCTCATGTGTCCATTGTGGGTTACACCAACGCGGGAAAATCCACTCTCCTCAAAGCACTCACAGAGAGCGATGTTTACGTTGCAGACAAACTCTTTGCCACGCTTGAACCAGTGACAAGACGTTTGAAACTGAGAAGTGGAAGAGTCATCCTTGTGAGTGACACCGTTGGATTCATAAGGAAACTTCCCCACACGATCGTGAGTGCGTTCAAAGCGACTCTGGAAGAGGTGAAGTATTCGGATGTTTTGATACACCTTGTAGATGCTTCGGATCCGTATGTTGAAGAGAAGATGAAAGCCTCAGAGAAGGTACTGGAAGAGATCGGAGCAGACAGAATCCCAAGGATCCTTGTCTTCAACAAGATCGATCTCTGTACTGAAAACAGAATCGAGACGCTGAAATGGAAATACCCTGAGGCCCTTTTCATTTCGGCAGAAAAGAGAATAGGACTCGATCGCCTTCTGGAAAAACTGGAGGAAGTCCTCAGTCAAAGGGATGTTCAAGAAACCATAAAGATCCCCATAGAAAAGATAAGGCTGGTTTACACAATGAAAGACAGACTGGAGATACTGAACGAGGAGTATCGAGACGGTTACGTTTTTGTCACGGTGAAGGCCGATAAAGATACCGTAGAGCTACTGAAGGGGAAGGTGACATCTTGA